Sequence from the Rutidosis leptorrhynchoides isolate AG116_Rl617_1_P2 chromosome 3, CSIRO_AGI_Rlap_v1, whole genome shotgun sequence genome:
AAGAAATGAATCATTCAAGAAAAAATATTATGTCATTTTTACAGGACCAATGAAAGGAATCTACGACGAATGGTCGAAAGCGGCAATACATGTACAAAACCATTCAGGAGTCATCCATAAGTCATGCAATAATTGAAGAAGCAAAGAAAGCCTTTCAAGAATCAACCTCATATTCAACCATTACCCAAAAACCAATTAGCCCAGATTacaaaccatcatcatcaagaaacaTGTTAGTTATGACAAAATTACAACCAACAATATCCACCATACCCTCAGCACAAGAAATAGAAAAAATAAATccattacgaaagaaaaatttatTCACTGCTACAATACCCTTGTCAACTATGaagataaatacaaaaatatatcttTCTACCCAAACGAAAATATTACCTATGGACCAAAAGCTATAATACTACCAGAAGCCTCATCGCTTACGGTATATGAATATTTCAGCCTAGGACTCACGGATTGTATTTACACAAAAAAGGAAAAAATAAACTGAATGTTCGGATTTTTTTCCCGAATATTTCAGACAAGCGCTTCATCAGTACGCGGAAAAAATAGCTAAGGAAAGATCCATTTTCTTAAAAACTTACAATATCTATCCACTTTTTGAGGGGGGAAGCTACAACAAGTAAGCTTCGCAATTGTCAAATTAGGAATTAGCAACGAAAACTATTCACCAATTCCACAAATTGAAGATAAGGAAATAAGCCCAGAAAAAATAATGGCCAACTACATAATGAATTACAAAGGACTTTGTGAACATTCACAAAAAATCCAACCCAGTTCAAGGCTCAATTACAAAAGCCCAACAATGTTGGTATACAGCAATAGCCCAAGAAAAATGATGACTGAAGCCCAAGACAAAGCAATAGCAGCATTTGAAAGACCCATTATCGATCTACACGAAAGCATGAAGATTCCAAAACCTGCAAGAAAAAGAATTTGTGAATTAATTCAAGGCGTAGGACGTCATATATGTAATTACTGTATAAGCGACAGCTCATCAGCAAAGGAATCAGATAAGGACGACAGCTCATTTGAAGTTTTCCTAGAAGATAAGGAGAGCAGTAATGTAATATAATTAAAGTAGTGTTTACGCTCAATAATGTAAATAGTATGTAGTACTGTGTAATAGGTTAATGTATAATAGAGTGATAATGTAATGTTACTGTGTAATATAGCAATAATGTAGCCCAAGTGTGTAAAACTCCTCTATATAAAGGAGTAGCTATCGTTTGTGTTATAGAATATAGTTTGTAATTTCAACTATCAATAAAACGTGTGTTTTATTTGACTTTTGCTCTTAAGCATAAGTTTGAAGAATTGTTGAACTTTTAAAGTTCTGAATAGCAGTTCGCACTTTTCATatacttaaaataataattaaagatACAAAATCATAACCAAGAAAGGAAATTACTCATTAAAAGCAACGTCAATTCCAGAAGACAAATTCAGGTATGAAAACTCAATACTTTGATATTACTGATTACTATAATTTGCAATATCATGTTATAGGACTAATTAATAAtcgtatatcaataatattaatagacACATGATCATGTCAATATTTTATTAATGAAAAGTTTTTAGAAAATGAAAAAAGATATAAGTTAACAACACCAGAAGAAGTTAGTTTCTTAGGATCAACATATGTAATAAAAGAATAtgctattataaatataatattgtcTGAAACTTtagtattaaaaacaaaaataaaaatattagaaaAAGAAAACCCGGTTCAAGTATTATTTGGAACAGACCTTATAAATCAATTTGATCATTTTGAAATAGCTAAGGaaaaaatattaattaaaatagGAAGTACTAGACATATAATTCCTAGAATAAGATTAATAGAATCTAATATTGCATTCTTTCTATAAATGGAGaaaaatacagatatatttacttatataaataCACAAGAAACAGAAGAAGGATATAGCTCAGAAATATTAGTAGAAGCTGCAAAAATAAAAGAAATAGAGaaaaatagtaaaataaatataaaagaagGTCACGGAATAAAACatacattatttaataatctatggagaaaaaatataatatatttaggAAAAATGGTATCCGAAACACCTATAGAAATATCTGAAGCAAAAGGAACACTAAATTTACCAATAATAGAAAGAAATAGTATAAATAATAAGCTAAGAGAGATACCTCGAGAAAAAAGAGCAAAAATTTCATATATACACATAGGAAGAATACAAATAGTATTAAAATCAACCTATCTAAGAGGAATAGATTCCCCAATAGAATTAATAATTACGGACAATAGAATAAAAAATCAAGAAGAATCAATAATAGGTATTATTCAAGGAAATTTAGGATATACTACAATAAAATTTGAAGTAGCCTAACAATATGGAATACCCCTAGATACAAAAAATTTAGATAACTCGGTAGGAATAGCTTTTAATTTTAAAAGACAAGATTTAATGGAACAAGGAGATTACCCCTTTAGTATTTCATATGCAATAGGATACGCACTTAGTAACTTAAATCATTCAATAGAGTTTAAAGATAGAGAAAGAATTTCAATAGATGAAATATTTGAAAAAACTAGTACTCAAAAAAGAATGATTAAAAAGAAACCTTTAGAAAGAAATAATCAATTAAGACGAATAAGTTCTTCTAGATCAATTAGAGAAATCCATATAGAAAATCCATTGGCTATAGGAGCAAACAATAAAGAAGAAAATAATATAGAAGAAAGTATAAATCTATTTAAAAGGCAAGTATCTACTTTACAAAATATAGCAGAAGGAATAAATGAAAAACTATGAGTTCTAAAATACAAATGAATTGTTCAATATCTAATAAAATTAGAGAAGAATGTTTAAAATATAGATGGTCTAGAATAAAAACCCTACAAGAAGAAATAACGAGACTAGAAAAAGAATTAGAAATATTAAGAGAAGAATCGataaaaaaaaccctaaaaatatCCTAGCAAAAGTTAGTATTGCAATAATAGCCAAACAAATTAAATATAATCAAATAACAATAGATGAACATCATAAATACATTCAAAAACAATTCACGGAGCTTACTCAATTTACAAGTTAAAATAATGAGTTCAAAAAGACAAATTAGTTGTTTAGAAAGTAATACTTTTTGGAAATAATTAATAGATAAAAAATGGCAAAGTATTTCAAGAATAAGTAAAACTATAGAACGACTAAATGAAAgtttagaaaaagaaaaaatatattttTGCATCAAATAGATGaagatatatatgattatatggAAACAAGTAGAAGAATCCGATTTATAACGATAAATATAAAACATTATCAAAAGTTTATTAACATATATCTCAATGGAATTAAAAGTATTTCTACTAACCTAACCATGTCAACTTGTTaaaatatgaataaaattgaaaacCGAAGAATGACACGATTGATTAGTTACAATTATTAGTAAGTGTCATTAATACcattaatgatagtaaaaatgaacACGATTGTAATTATCATAAAAAGACAAAAAGTACGCCAAACTACTGAAATTATATCCGATTTGAATTTAAAATCTATTCTACATTTAAAGTAATAAATTATAACTTACGCTTATCATCCTATAACTATcgaacatatacatatatgaacCTTTAACTATACAACAAGTAATTTAACTATGAATCAAACAAATAGTACAATAATAAGATTCCTAATATGATTCCATACATAATAAACAAACAAGTTATGAAATGAATAAATTAGCAGAATTATATAATCTCACAGAAAATATTAACATAACACCAATTAATTTAAGAGAAATGAACAACTTAAATAAAAtccaatatgaaataaaagaaaaagcttttatagagATAATTGAAAAAATTAAACAATTTGAACAAATCCTAGAAAtagaaacaaacaaaaataaaagaTGTTCAACTAAAGATAATATCTATAAAGATTATTATGAAATTAACAAAGAAGAAATACTCAATTTGAAAAGTATAAAATATTTCGCAAATAGATTAAGACACCTTAATAGATTTCCGCTAGAAATCACGAAAGATTTAAATAAGACATCGGGCCTGACTTCTACCTCTAAGATGACCTCTGAGCTGACTCCCTGAGTCGAAtcctggtatcagagcgtaggaagCACGTTCTCTCGCTGGGGAGGAAGAAGAGTGAAAAATCATTAAAAGATTCAACAGAAAGAAACCAGTGAGGTTTATTATCAAATTCAACCTGATTACAAATGACAACCGAGGCTTCCTTTTATAGGCGAGCCATAATACTATTTACAGATACTCTGGGACCTACGCACTACGATCATTTACATTATTGACCGTTTACATTATTGCTGTGGCCCGCACACTTATTTAACTTTAAACGTAAACCATACACGTTATCTTACATTATTGGTTCCTATGGCCAGTACACTAATCACACGTATTTACATACAATAATTATAATGACACGTTACATAACGTTACATTATTGATCCTACATGGGACCCAATTATTTTGTTGTTATCTATAGTCTACATCCCTCCCACGTTGAAAATGACAAGAGTTGGAAATTATGATGCTGGGAATGTGTCTTCTTCTTGACAGTATTCGCAACTGTGCCTTGGTGCCCTGGATATTTGTCTGCATAAATGCCTTTTTATGTCTTCTGGGAGAGCAGAAAGTTATCCTGTGAATGCTTCAAAGGGTTCTTCAAAATTGTTGATTAGATTGAGACCTTTTTCATCAATTTTTCGATAGTTCTTAAGTAGATTAAGACATTTTTGTGAACGTAATTGATTCTCACATTTTCTTGCTGTTCTTGACCATTTCCTATTTTTGAGGATCCGAAATAAACTCCTGCTAGTGATGACACCAGATGATCGATTGTTGGAGTTATTTTTAATGCTTCGTCTCTTGTTGGATAGTTACCATTGCTTACTTCAAGATATGTTATTGTAAATGATGGGACAAGTAACTGTT
This genomic interval carries:
- the LOC139902759 gene encoding uncharacterized protein, which produces MMFYPKNGPKAVFLPEASPLTVSEYFIHGLIDTLYIDGRTLHEIKELPQRMQEAITRYRDNFAKKREIFLRINSSYPIFNEDQQLLVPSFTITYLEVSNGNYPTRDEALKITPTIDHLVSSLAGVYFGSSKIGNGQEQQENVRINYVHKNVLIYLRTIEKLMKKVSI